Below is a window of Edaphobacter dinghuensis DNA.
CTTGCAGCTTTCGAGCGAATCCAAAACGGGCATCAAGATTCCTTCCGGGCAAATCGAGGGCGGCGGATTCAATATTGCCGCAGGACAGACGAAGGACCTGGATATCGACTTCAACACCTGCGTTTCCATTGTGGAGCAAGGAAATGGGCAGTACAGACTGAAGCCCGTGCTGCATGCAGGCGAGGTGAGCACGACCTCTTCGTCGATCAACGGAACCGTGGTGGACAGCGCGACAAACAAGCAGATTGATGGTGAAGTAACCGTCGCATTGGAGCAACCGGATTCGAGCGGAATCGATCGCGTCTTTATGAGCACGCTGACGGATGCGAGCGGCCACTTCGTCTTCTGTCCACTGCCACAGGGAACTTATGATGTGGTGATTGTGGGGCAGAATACTTCTGGAGTCGTTTATTCGCCTACCGTCGTTACGGGAGTTTCGACAGGATCGGCGGTATCGACCGTGGCATTACATGCGTTGCCTGTCGTCTCTGTGGGTTCAGCGACGCTGCAGGGACAGGTGACCTCGCAGAACGCCGCGAATCCGGCAGCAGCAACGGGGATTGATGCTCAGTTGAGCACATTGGAAGCTGTGAGCAGCACGCTGACAGTGACCGTGCCTCTCGTTCCGAGTACGACCCAGTCAAGCGTTGTGGCCGCGATTACCACGGCAAGCAATTCAGCATGCCCCACCAATACTGACTGCGCAAACTACAGCCTGAGCGTTTCAGCAGGCGCACCCTTTGTCGGCGCTTTCGCTGCCGGCGGAACGACGTTGACGCAGAGCACGCTTCCAGCCTCGTATACGGTGGATGGAATCGCGTTTGTGCCGTCTTCGGGCGGAACGCTGGACTGCTCGCCCAATGAGTTGAAAGCTACTGCGGTGATGCCGGCTCCCGGAGCTCCTTTGCCGGTTTCCACATTGGCGTTTGCAGGATGTCAGTAGCCTGGAAAGCCTCAGAGAAGGTTGTAGCAGCAAAAAGGCCGCCCGCTGTGGGTGGCCTTTTTTGCATGGCTGAAGGTTCTCTGCGTTATACGTTGAACTTGAAGAAGAGAATGTCGCCGTCCTTGACGATGTACTCCTTGCCTTCGGAGCGGAGCAGGCCCTTTTCCTTGACCGCCTGTTCGCTGCCGTAGGTGAAGAGGTCGTCGGAGGCATAGCAGTCGGCCTTGATGAAGCCCTTCTCGAAGTCGGAATGAATGACGCCTGCCGCGCCGGGGGCCTTGGTACCGCGCTTGATCGTCCAGGCGCGAACTTCCTGCACACCCGCCGTGAAATAAGTGATGAGATCAAGCAGGCGATAGGCAGAGTGGATGAGGCGGTTCAGGCCCGGCTCGGAGAGACCCATGTCCTTCAAAAACTCGTCGCGCTCGGCTGGTTCTAGCTGTGCGATCTCGGATTCCATGGCTCCGCAGATGCGGACGACCTGTGCGCCCTCTTCTGCGGCGCGCTTTTCGACAGCGGCGGTGTAGGCGTTGCCATCGATGATGCCGGAGTCATCGACGTTGGCGACGTAGAGCTGAGGCTTGGCGGTGATAAGGAACAGCTCGCGGGCGATCAGCCTCTCTTCGTCCGTCAGGTCGGCGGTGCGGGCGGGCTTGCCTGCGTTGAGGACGTCCTTGAGCTTGGTGAGAGCGGCGAACTCGGTTTTGACCTTATGGTCGGCGTTGGCGGGCTTGTTGAGCTTTTCGACTTTAGCGTAGCGCTTCTCGACGGTGTCGAGGTCGGCGAGCAGAAGCTCGGTGTTAATAATGTCGATGTCGTGCAGAGGATTGACGCCTCCGGCGACGTGGACGACCTCGGCGTCATCGAAGCAGCGGACGACGTGCGCGATGGCGTCGGTGGCGCGGATGTGGCCGAGGAACTGGTTGCCGAGGCCTTCGCCTTTGCTCGCGCCTTCGACCAGACCGGCGATGTCGATGAACTCCATCGTGGTGGGAACAAGCGACTTGGGCTGGATCAGCGCGGAGATTTTGGCGAGGCGCTCATCGGGCACCGTGACGACGCCGGTATTGGGGTCGATGGTGCAGAACGGATAGTTGGCCGCCTGGGCCTTGGCAGAGGTGAGCGCGTTGAAGATGGTGCTTTTTCCGACGTTGGGCAGGCCAACGATTCCACAATTGAGAGGCATTTTTCTATGAGGTCCTTACCTTCTATTGAAACATGCCGATGCGGATGATGAGCGATGCCGAGGTTCGTGGCGCTCCACACCCACGTCCTCAAGTGCCGGACGTGGGGCACCCAACTAGTGCCGGTTATGCAGCGGCGATGCGGCGGGTGAGGTCGTTTTGTTCGGCCTGCGACTCGGCCCCGATGGTGAAGGCATCGAGGACACCGCTCCCGAGCGCGTAGCGAATCGCCTCGGAGGGGCGGTCGCGCATGTCGCCCTGTCCCAGAATCTTCATGCCGACGATGCCTTTGCCCGAGGCACGCATCTGCTGAACGACGCCGATGACGGTCTTCGGATCGGCGTCCATGTGCGACTGGACAGGATTCAGGCGAACGAGATCGACCTCGACCCACGGCGATGCAGCCGCCGCGCGCAGAGCGGGCAGAGTATGACAGGAACATCCGTGGGCACGGATAACTCCCTTCTGCTTGGCCTCGGAGAGAACGTCCATGACGCCACGATAACGCGTCGTCCAGTCGCCTTCGGTGACGCAATGGACGAGAAGGATATCGATGTAGTCGGTGCCCAGCTCTTTGCGGAAACGGTCGATATCTTTGCGCAAACCTGCCGGGTCGCGATTGTCGGATTTCGTGAGGACAGTCACCTTGTCACGCGGGAGCTGCTTGATGGCTTCGGCGACGTAAGGATGGCTGCCGTAGGAGTCGGCGGTATCGAAGAAGCGTAGGCCGTTGTCGTTATAGCCGTTGAGCAGCATTCTGACGAAGGGATTGTTGCCGAGGCGAGTCTGGTTGGAGGCTCCGCCGCCGCCGATGGTTCCAGTGCCCATGGCGAGGCGGCTGGTGCGAATGCCAGTCTTGCCGAGGACGACCTCATCGTGCGCGTTGAACTTGCGGGGGAGAGGTTCGGTTTCGAGGGAGGCCGCCGGAGCAAGCTTCGTGGCGAACAGTGCCGCGCCAAATCCGGTGGCAGTACGACGCAGAAAATCTCTTCTCAGCATGGCGTACTCCTTTGCGAGATAGGATACGCCGATTTTGTGAAGCGATGGTGTTACTTTGCAGGCAATCTGCAGGCAAAGTTGTGTGCGTTGTTGGTACTGCCTTTGCCTTTATAAACGGCCACCTGCGGGTAGGGGCAGAGTGGCCGCGTGCGGTCAATCTCGCCCTCGGTGGTGTGGAAGGCGATGATCTTTTCGGGTGCGTCTCCGTCTTCTACCCACTCTTCGAGCGCCGTAACTCCATCAAAATGAGTGGGGCCGGGACCACCGCCACAGTGGTTCATGCCGGGGACCATGAAGAGACGCAGGAACTGCGGCGTACTGCTGCCGACAGTCGCCTGCACCTGGTTGTAGTAGTTGATGGTGTTGAGCGGCGAGATGTCGGGGTCGCTCCAACCGTGATAGAGGATCAGCTTGCCGCCACGCCGCTGCAAGGGCCGCAGATCGGGATCGACGGCATCGAGCGAGCGGCTGGTTCTGGCCAGCGCAATCTTCATGTCGGTGTCGTAGTTGAAGTTAAGAGCGTTGTAACGGGGATCTTCAAAGACCATGTTCTGGAAGAAGCCGTCGGCAGCCTTCCAATGAGTTGCGGCGAAGGGTTTGTTGCCTGTGATCCAGCTTGACCAGCCCGAGGAGCCGTTTTCGCCACCGGGAACAAGACCGGGGTAGATGAGATTTCCATGGGAGTCATGCGCGCCGCCCCAGATGTTTTTGATGGCTTTGACTTGTTTAGGAGTAAAGCAGGAGAACGTGGGCTGGCCTTCTTTGCAGGTGAGCACAGCAGGGTCGAAGTGGCATTTGCGCGGGTCGTCGAGCACGCCGTCCACGACTCCATCGATGGCGTCGCAGGCTGCAACAACGGCATTGGCCAGCAGTGGCACCTTTGAAGCTGGAATGTAGCTCTCCGGATCTTTGAGGGTTGCGATGGAGTACCAGAGGTGAGCGCCGGCGTAGTGGCGAGTCCAGTTATTGGCGGGATCGCCAACGAGAAGGCCGTCGTAGTCGTCGGGGAAGCGCTGGGCTTCCATCAAGCCTTGTTCGCCGCCTTTAGAGCAGCCAACGTAGTACGAGTGCGCGGAGGCTTTGCCGTAGAAGGTCTGCGTGATCTGCTTGCCGTTGACGGTAGCGAGATGCAGACCGCGGTAGCCGAAGTCGGCGACGAGCTCGGGGTGATGCAAAGCCCAGGTTGAGTCGAAGCCGTTGCTGGGCGGGTTGTTGACGTGGCCAGTGTCAGTGCTGACAACCGCGTAGCCGCGTCTTAGTGCGGCAGCCATGGCGCGATAGCTGATGACACCTGCAGTGCCGCCGTTTCCGACGCCCTGAAACTTGCCGTTCCATGTGTGCAGCGGCATCCAGACCTCGAAGCGGATCGCAGGCTTGGTCGTGGCTGCGACGCGGCAGAACGGTGGCAAGCCGCCGATTGACGCGGTGGTTTTGGGCACGGCGAATGTTCCTGTCGAAACAGTTGTGGCGGAGGTGATGACGGTTTCGGGAAGCTGGAGGCTAATGAGGTCTTTGCAGGACTGTTGAGCAGGAAGTGACGTCGCAAGGAGAAGCAGGGCGAGAATGGGAAAGATTGCGAATGGGAGCGAGG
It encodes the following:
- a CDS encoding tannase/feruloyl esterase family alpha/beta hydrolase, with amino-acid sequence MRNPKASLPFAIFPILALLLLATSLPAQQSCKDLISLQLPETVITSATTVSTGTFAVPKTTASIGGLPPFCRVAATTKPAIRFEVWMPLHTWNGKFQGVGNGGTAGVISYRAMAAALRRGYAVVSTDTGHVNNPPSNGFDSTWALHHPELVADFGYRGLHLATVNGKQITQTFYGKASAHSYYVGCSKGGEQGLMEAQRFPDDYDGLLVGDPANNWTRHYAGAHLWYSIATLKDPESYIPASKVPLLANAVVAACDAIDGVVDGVLDDPRKCHFDPAVLTCKEGQPTFSCFTPKQVKAIKNIWGGAHDSHGNLIYPGLVPGGENGSSGWSSWITGNKPFAATHWKAADGFFQNMVFEDPRYNALNFNYDTDMKIALARTSRSLDAVDPDLRPLQRRGGKLILYHGWSDPDISPLNTINYYNQVQATVGSSTPQFLRLFMVPGMNHCGGGPGPTHFDGVTALEEWVEDGDAPEKIIAFHTTEGEIDRTRPLCPYPQVAVYKGKGSTNNAHNFACRLPAK
- the ychF gene encoding redox-regulated ATPase YchF; translated protein: MPLNCGIVGLPNVGKSTIFNALTSAKAQAANYPFCTIDPNTGVVTVPDERLAKISALIQPKSLVPTTMEFIDIAGLVEGASKGEGLGNQFLGHIRATDAIAHVVRCFDDAEVVHVAGGVNPLHDIDIINTELLLADLDTVEKRYAKVEKLNKPANADHKVKTEFAALTKLKDVLNAGKPARTADLTDEERLIARELFLITAKPQLYVANVDDSGIIDGNAYTAAVEKRAAEEGAQVVRICGAMESEIAQLEPAERDEFLKDMGLSEPGLNRLIHSAYRLLDLITYFTAGVQEVRAWTIKRGTKAPGAAGVIHSDFEKGFIKADCYASDDLFTYGSEQAVKEKGLLRSEGKEYIVKDGDILFFKFNV
- a CDS encoding DUF4382 domain-containing protein, coding for MALTGAIVVGCSSGGSSTTTSSGTAKVSVMLSDPSTCMAPNGPYQHVYVTVTDIKANTNATAGDGDSSWVDLTPSLAGAPQQIDLLGLANNQCFLATLGDALELQAGNYQQIRVILADNSATSNIKNNACTSSANCLVLSDGSTHTLQLSSESKTGIKIPSGQIEGGGFNIAAGQTKDLDIDFNTCVSIVEQGNGQYRLKPVLHAGEVSTTSSSINGTVVDSATNKQIDGEVTVALEQPDSSGIDRVFMSTLTDASGHFVFCPLPQGTYDVVIVGQNTSGVVYSPTVVTGVSTGSAVSTVALHALPVVSVGSATLQGQVTSQNAANPAAATGIDAQLSTLEAVSSTLTVTVPLVPSTTQSSVVAAITTASNSACPTNTDCANYSLSVSAGAPFVGAFAAGGTTLTQSTLPASYTVDGIAFVPSSGGTLDCSPNELKATAVMPAPGAPLPVSTLAFAGCQ
- a CDS encoding aldo/keto reductase, yielding MLRRDFLRRTATGFGAALFATKLAPAASLETEPLPRKFNAHDEVVLGKTGIRTSRLAMGTGTIGGGGASNQTRLGNNPFVRMLLNGYNDNGLRFFDTADSYGSHPYVAEAIKQLPRDKVTVLTKSDNRDPAGLRKDIDRFRKELGTDYIDILLVHCVTEGDWTTRYRGVMDVLSEAKQKGVIRAHGCSCHTLPALRAAAASPWVEVDLVRLNPVQSHMDADPKTVIGVVQQMRASGKGIVGMKILGQGDMRDRPSEAIRYALGSGVLDAFTIGAESQAEQNDLTRRIAAA